Proteins from a genomic interval of Trichoderma breve strain T069 chromosome 2, whole genome shotgun sequence:
- a CDS encoding DNA replication and checkpoint protein domain-containing protein, giving the protein MDENLKKEYEARAQKVRANLKQWEADWAKTHGGKKPGREDIKNTPIIAQKYKDYNKLRDIIAGKLVPPPDTSISKQKHEKRKSDGAPVGTPMKRAKHAETPSKRLAPNGEEYMNSPAISRKLFSPAPVTSIGPTPQRDGKVLGLFDLLVEREFKSPMKGASNTTTSLATPSKHRSSLFEDAAANLGRTPTSTSKRKLFSTPMKKRDGQNTVGTPSSISKLQFDTPAFLKRHSLPTLDENTTFGAPPLRLPRKSLVRGLSEIVASLRKVEEEVLDDDLEALREAEADAEAESRGPIQPPVKPRKQEPKQDILEPDSQAKQLPLGGFDDEGMYDSPTEDAVDRDGRPMKIFKKKGQKRTTRRVNMRPVRTKRPTNVAEGNESGAEEDEDDTVAETQAQTGRSDVAGESDGEFIDGDEDDTPDTKAKKPAKEEGVVKKPTRKVNQLAHANFHRLKLRNHGAKGGPGYNSRFRRRR; this is encoded by the exons ATGGACGAGAACCTAAAGAAAGAGTATGAAGCTAGAGCTCAGAAAGTGCGAGCAAACCTGAAGCAATGGGAGGCAGACTGGGCAAAGACACACGGTGGGAAGAAGCCGGGAAGAGAGGACATCAAGAATACCCCCATTATAG CTCAGAAATATAAAGACTATAATAAGCTCCGCGATATAATAGCTGGGAAACTAGTCCCTCCTCCAGATACCTCTATATCCAAGCAGAAACACGAGAAGCGTAAATCGGACGGCGCACCAGTTGGAACTCCTATGAAGCGAGCAAAGCATGCCGAGACCCCTTCGAAGCGATTGGCTCCAAACGGCGAGGAATATATGAACAGTCCGGCTATCTCTAGAAAGCTATTTAGTCCAGCACCAGTAACGTCCATTGGACCGACACCTCAACGAGATGGCAAAGTCCTTGGTTTATTTGATTTACTGGTGGAAAGGGAGTTTAAAAGCCCAATGAAGGGGGCGAGTAACACAACCACTTCCCTCGCAACCCCCAGTAAGCACAGAAGCAGCTTATttgaggatgctgcagccaaTCTTGGCCGTACTCCGACCTCCACGAGCAAACGAAAACTGTTTTCAACaccaatgaagaagagagatgggcAGAATACAGTCGGGACGCCTTCGTCCATATCGAAACTGCAATTCGACACTCCTGCGTTTCTAAAGAGACATTCACTCCCGACACTAGACGAAAACACAACGTTTGGTGCCCCCCCTCTAAGGCTACCGCGGAAGTCTTTGGTTCGTGGTTTGAGCGAAATAGTAGCCAGCCTTCGGAAAGTCGAAGAAGAGGTGCTGGACGATGATCTCGAGGCGCTACGTGAGGCTGAGGCCGACGCTGAAGCAGAGTCCAGAGGTCCAATTCAGCCTCCCGTTAAGCCGCGAAAACAAGAACCAAAGCAAGACATACTGGAGCCAGATAGCCAAGCTAAACAGCTACCATTGGGTggatttgatgatgaaggaaTGTACGACAGCCCTACAGAAGACGCTGTAGACCGGGACGGACGACCTATGAAGAtattcaagaagaagggtcaGAAGCGAACAACACGACGTGTCAACATGCGGCCAGTTCGAACCAAACGGCCAACGAACGTGGCAGAAGGCAATGAAAGCGGTGcggaggaggacgaagacgataCCGTTGCAGAAACACAAGCTCAGACGGGCAGGTCAGATGTCGCAGGCGAATCTGACGGCGAGTTTATagacggagatgaagatgatacCCCAGACACAAAGGCTAAAAAGCCCGCCAAGGAGGAAGGAGTGGTAAAGAAGCCGACTCGCAAGGTGAACCAGCTGGCACATGCAAACTTCCACAGGCTGAAGCTGCGTAACCATGGTGCCAAGGGCGGTCCAGGCTATAACAGCCGAttcagaagaaggagatga